Genomic DNA from Magnolia sinica isolate HGM2019 chromosome 4, MsV1, whole genome shotgun sequence:
TTTTCTCTCTTTATCCCTTCCTCACGTGTGTTGTATGTGCCATAACCCTAGCGTACTAAAACAAgaagacaaaaaagaaaagaaaagaaaagaaaaattggccAATGGAAATTCAATCATTTCTCGGATTCTTCCAGTTCAATTTGTATTAACTTAAGGAAAATTTTCCTTCTTCATGACCTACAAGAAaggaaacaaatatatatatatatatatagcctatatatctcaaacttaaatctaaacttaaGGGTTATGATTAGGgacaagagaaggtgagaaaaatatcttcaaacttgcaaaaatgagagagagaaaggaagagtatAAACCTAGATCATGTTAGACGTATTAAGAGCCATGACCAGAGGGTACTCGTCTAGGACAATGAGATCAATGGAAAGGTAGAGAAGCTATGTTTAAAACTTGTTAAAAGACAAAAACTCTATGAGCATAAGGATGGAAGGAACCATAAATTCAAATTAAGTTGGCATCCATAGACactttaatgcaggggcatttttacaccgagctcgagtggggttgcctgtgggatgcaggggcacactcggggtgggcggcccgtgtgaagcggtacccatgttatttggggcccacgaggggggttcggccgaagtcctaacccatgagatgtggggcctgggctatgagataaagggattgattcgccatgctctaacagtttgcgcttttagagcaagcggttAATTGTCATGTATCATACTTCCATAGGATTATGATATCTGGAGTGAAAGAAACTTTGCGAAAGATGAAAACAGGAAAGGCCCTTGGATAATATGATATGCCAATAGAGGTTTGGAGTGTATGGGAGATACTAGGTTATTTTGGTTaacaaagttgttcaacaagactgtaaaataattaaaaaatgccAGACAAATGGAATAGAAGTACTGTGGGACTTACAGAGACATACAAAGCTGCAAAATCTTTCAAAAAGATACACAACTGCACCAGCcatcatgggattaaacttatgaaaCTTTGGTAAAGAGTGACTGAACAAAGACTAAGGCATGCAATGAATGTATCATAAAATTAGTCTGGTTCATGCCAGAGAGGTCTACCACTAAagttattttcctacttagagAATTGCTAGAGAAATATAGAGAGAGGAGGaagatctccacatggtctttattgatttAGAAAAAAAACTTATGACAAGGTCCCTAGATAGTTAATctagtgggtgttgggaaagaaagaaGTTTCAAGAGAAtacattgacatgattaaggaagTGTATGAGAGAGTAGTGACAAAtatgaggaccactagtggagaacCATGTGAGTTCCCAATTACCACAAGCTTGCACCAAGGGTCGGCATTGAGCCGTACCTTTTTGTGGTAGTTATGGACtagttaatgaggcatttgcagaatcccatggtgtatgttgtttgcatatgacatagttttgattgatgagACGAGGGGTGACATAAACAAAAAGGTAGATTTATTGAggagtgctttagaatctaaagaatttaaaattagttggactaaaacagaATATCTGAAGTGCAATATTTGTAACAATAGCTGTGGGAATGAGGAATGAGTAAAGATTGTTGACCTAGAAGTTTCCCAAAACAaccactttcaatatcttgggtcgataagggcctgtttggctgggcggattaagagggattaggagggatgggatggtaaaatcccgggatatgccaaatgagccaaacagacccgatgaacttgtcccgggatatagcaaacccatggatcttaaaccaatccactgacatcaccatcattaccttaaaattgatcccatccctcctaatcccattcaattgtgcctagggcgtgtttggttggatggattggaagagattggaaggtaaaatcccgggatatgctgggcgtgccaaacagactcggtgaacttgtcccgggatatagcaatcccatggatcttaaaccaatccactgacaccaccatcattaccttaaaatccatcccatccctcctaatcccatgggatccgtccggccaaacaggccctaagtcatgagagtggagagattgagaaggacgttgcccatagaattcaaacaaggtggaagaaatggagatgtgccatTGGAGTTTTCTGTGAtcatcatgtaccactcaaattgaaagggaaaaTTTATagaatagctataagaccagccatgctttatgggatagaatgttgggcagcTAAGGTACAACACatccataggatgagtgtagctgaaatgaggatgttaagaTGGATGAGCGGCAACACAAGGAAGGATAAAATTACAAATAAATTCAGtcgagggaatttaggagtagcaacaataggtaacaagatgagggaaaatagacttagatggtttgatcatgtgcaaCGGAAACCAAGAACTgcgccggttaggagtgagttggtacaagttgaaggctctaaaagggcatgtGGAAGGCCCAAGAGGACGTGGAtcgaggtagtaagaaaagacttaatgacctatggtctaactgaagttatggcccttgttGATCTATATCCAAACGATcctgatgacgatgacgatgatgatgtatATATATCTCAACAAAATGGCACTGTTTCAGGGAAGAAAAACCCTACAACCTAACGAACAAGGCATCaatcaatttaaaatcctagTTGTTAACGAAGTAATCCGTATAGAAGCACACAATGTAGGTGATTTTTAAAATTCAGAAACCAACCGAGTTAAATCTAAGAAAAAATAAAGGAATTTTCGGACAACAACCCCGGATCTCCACAAAGAAATAAGAAATGAGATTTCAACAAAAACCCTAGATCTTAAGAAAGATATCATCAAAACCTTCAAAAAGCAAAGAAatcaagaaatttacaaaaaaacCACGGACAtcgaaaaaaattacaaaaaaaaaaaaaaaaaaacagatttcgGTGGAgtttcaattaaaaaaataaataaaaaatcaatatcTTAACAAGGGTACTGTGAATAGAAAACTTTACAGAATTCCCCAGCTATgaaaagaaatttacaaaaaataaaataaaaatccttgatcttaacaaaaaaggaaaagaagaagaagaagaaatgatagAATTTCTACAGAAATCCTTAGATCTTGGCAAAGGCATCATCATGACCATCAATTCAAGAGCAAAACTTCCGTTAGAGAAATCAAATGACGACCATTTCAGAAATTGAATTAAAGTGAAATTCAGACGAACCTGTTGTGTAGAAAGCGTGCATTCGCGATTGAAGTCATCAATGAAAGAAGACATGTTACTGCTCTGTAATTCTTCTTCTTGTTCGACCTCGATCCCGACcagcatcttcatcttctccatcGCTTTATTCATCTTCTCCATTTTCGGAAGATCGCTGGAGTTCTTCAGATCTGAGATTGGCAAAATCGCTGTTTCGGAGGATTTTTTTAGAAGGAGAGATGACTGAAAATCACACCAGTTAGAAGGAGAGATGTCTGAAAATCACACCATTTAAAAGAGGGTTTTAAGCTGCGTACAAGTGCTACGCGATTCGCGCGATGTGCCCTGTAATAGCCACGATGCTAaaatacggacgcggattgggtattaCCTCCGCCCGTCCCTTGACAGGAGCTCTGACGGGCCACCTatatgtatggatttaatccacaccgtccatcgatttGTTTCATATCATTTAGAATGAAATCCCAAAAATGATTTGTATTTAAATGaagtgtggaccacaccacaggaagcagcggtgataatgacatccatcgttgaaaccttcctagggcccactgtgatggttaatttccatctgacctgttcatgaggtcacatagacttggacgaacggaaaaaaataatatcagattgatccaaaacttctgtgttcCCCgaaaatttttcaacggtagttgTTTAATTtccattgtatggtccacttgagccttggaactgctttatttttgggattatgtcctaaaatgatatgaaaaaaatggatggacggtgtagatagaacccatacatcactgtgaccCATCAAAGGCCCTGTCCGTTCCTAGCTAGggacgggcaggggtagtacccaatccgacGGGCCACGAGCATTGCCAGGGGTGGCAGGAAAACGGCTCGGTACCTCGCGGCAGACATCTACCGGATTACTTCCACTAAAGTGGGAGAAACGATTTAATGTACGTaaaatctacgccgttcatcaCGTAGACTACCTTTGGGGACGTGGATTGaccgggcacagagatattcctGTACCTCCTGTTTTCGgaatctgtgtggggcccacagaaattcccgcgacaaatccactccatccatcggttCTGCAGGACCACAATAGAACAACAAACTAATGATcagacggatccaaaactcaggtgggctacaccaagcgAAAGAGTGGGAATAgagatatccaccgttgaaaccttcttggagctgaccatgatgtttatatgccatccaaacggttcatagggttattaacaCTCAGAAAAATTGAAGGCTCAGGTGGGCACACCAAACGAAACTATGAGAACAGatacatccaccgttgaaaccttcctggagctcaacatgatgtttatatgccatccaaaccgttcataaggttattaccactcagataaactgtaagcACAGATATCATCCTAAtacaaagcttctgtggccctcGAACTTTCCAAGGATGGGTGTTCAATCTTCTATTTCATGTGGCATTGCTGAGAGTTTTTGATAGGCCTGAGTATTATATTCCTATCCTATTATATCTGGGCCCTCACAGCTTCCAACAACAAGGGGCAAAGGAATATCCTCGGTGACAATGGGCATACGCAGTCTGCTTCCCTTTGTTGTGCCTTGATCCCTCTCATGTATTAAAACATTGTGATTTTTGGTGATCCTTTCATCCTATCATGAATGGATTGAACGACATATGAACATCACAGCTGGCCTTACACAAAAGAATTGATACTTgttactatttcctgtggtgtagcctACCTGGGTTGTAGATGATCATGGTTTCTAGGTTTACGAAAATGGAAGTTCTAGCtcaggtggcaatgggccagccGTGATAGGTCTAAGCTAATGCCTAAGACAGCAGACCCGACCCAGAGCCTAAAGAAATTATGGCTACAAACATTGCTAAGAGTGGCAATGGGCCCAACGGGGCTTGGTCCAGGGAAATATCATTTGCTGATACAGCACAAAAATTGATCAAATCATCATCTCGCATGTGAATGTTCCTAATCCGTCCGTTGGTAAGGTGGGCTTAACTTATACAGAAATAGATATTCAGATGTATAAAGAACTGCCTATCTACATTTGAGATGCAGTTGTCTAGCTTAGGATTGGAACGGCGTATTCTCGAGTTGCCCAGTGACTCGACCTgactccatgggacccaccatgatgcatgtgttttattcacacatTATCTATCTacttttcagcttattttagggcatgagcccaaaaataagacagatcaaaagcttaagcgaaccacaccataagaagcagtcGAAATTGAATGGCggtgttgaaaatttcttaaggctATGGAAGTTCTGGATATCTCCAAGTCTCTGTGacattataaacaggttagatgacaaataaatatcatggaggGCCTTGGGAAGCTTTTAATCAGTGAGCATCATTATGCTCacattttcctgtggtatggtccgcttaagcttcctcatttttggactcatgtctggtggcctaaaataagctcgcaaaatggatggacgattaggatgaaacacatacatcacaggggcCCCACAGTTGGGTCACACTGAGGATATCCCTGCTGACCGGGTCACCAGGCAATATGCGGCAGTACAGAACACAGGTACATATATCAGGTCAGATGGGATGGGCCAGGCCAGGTCAGGTCAGGCTAAAATGAGTTGAAGCCTAGTGGCCCTCTTAAATAATCCGGCTCACTATTCAAGCAAATGGGTCCACGCCCAGTCCAAAGCTGGACCAGGTCCGGCCGTTACCACCCGTAGTCTGATCACCCCAGTTTACAGGTTTTTACGTGAAGACATGCAGAGTATACTTTCGTACTCTGTACAAGTGAGGCCGTGGttgaatgatccagaccattgattaatTGAGTCCCACTTCATATCTAGAAAGTTCTCTTCTATTTGACGGTCCACCTTCCACGCTTAGCCTTCAAGTAGAAGATTAAAAAAGAGCAAGATGACAACGGGTCACATTCGGCAGAAAAAGAAAAGGCAACTAACATCTTCACGTCTGAGACATTTTTATGGCGTGATCAGAAAGGAAGTAGAGGCGTTAGATCTGAACATGGAAGGGTCATCATTTCTGCTGTATACGAAGCGTGATGATGACTTGTCACTTGGGACTGTTTCGTTATCTCTGCAGTTGATGGCAAATAGTTTAAATTCACTAAGAtcggataatcctaaccatctatcaGTGGTCCTTTGATATACAACGATGGTTAACTGTTCACACAAATGAAGCGACAGATAAAACTGTTTTTATATCTTTGTCCAACTTTGATagacccacttgatggagggtCCTGATTTATATGCAGTACTGAGACGTGctgtggagagatggctctaccatatcacCATGGTATATCATGCATCCAGACCATTAATATGTTGATTTGCATCTTGGATGGAACATacgctaaaaaaaaaaagatcgggAGAATACACCAATCTAAATTAAAACCATTTTCGTTGAGTACGTACTATTGTTACTTCTCtcttttcttaaccgtctattttaaGGCTAAGCCACACGAAATTAGTTTGTCTTAATTAGGAATTTTTTTTAGACATGGCCTATCCACGATAGGAACACAGCATATATACGAACGGTCTAGATTTCCGGATCATGGGCCTCACTAGCTAGAATTAAAACCTAAAGTGCATTGTGCAAACTCTGGGCTACCTTATTCTGCTCAGGCAACTTGGCGTGACTTGGCACATATTGCCTGTCACCCAAAATAACTCAAGACAAGTTCGTCAGTGTCGAACTAGATTAGTCTAATCGAGTCCTAGACTTCTAGTGGATGTGTGGCTAGGTATTGATCTGTGCGGCGGCCTAATTTGTTAGATTGTATATGTTATTTTAGTTcaataagttatatatatatattttttcattgttgatttatttattattattatttttttttgtatatatataaataaatatgattGGAATGAATTTGTTGGGGAACTTTGTTAAGGTCTTAGTATTTATAGGAAACGAAGAATGCCAAgtttaatgtgaaatttattTTGAAGTTATACCCAATTCAGAGTTGATTAACTGGTTGGATCACAGTTAACTTAATCAACTCAATCAAACCTAATAAACtcaatcaaattccaattcaGTCAAAGTTAATTAAACTCAGTCAACCTAGTCTAACCCAGTCAAGTAGTCAACAAAAAACCAAATCCAACTTCAAGCCCAACTGATCCAAGCCCAAAGCCTAGACCCATTAGCACCTCATACCACAATAATACAATTTTGAATGAATCAGGGAGAACACACCATGTTCATCTTTTGCATGGAGATTAAGTAGGGTATTGTAGAGCGGGTTgaggacactttcatggccaagatggaccagagaaggcctaatCGGCCTAATCAGAGGTGAAAGTGACCAGGACCGTCAAAAGCTCAAAAAAGTTGTTATCTTGCAATTCGAAATGAGTTTTTCggcatatcatatatgattttggggtaggagaagctactttagccaacctatGTTGGGTTGCCCgagctgaatttgcgagattccatcaaattgacggtcgaaaagtccattttatttccatttttgctataaatagtaagttttaattcgattataacttttgatcttttgagttttaggagtcatgcccaacatgaaaagggcttagaaaaattaggaaaataacatGGTTATGTCAAATTGGACACTTAGTATTTTGACCAAAAACCAAGAAGTCTAGTATGAATTATgactatctataaatagtaagtttactatttatagtaagtcacatttttagggagtttgagtttgaaactctatcctaggtttgagttaactatttaaaggatttgaaattcatttttttaatcatgaatcaatttattagaaattatttctatttttatccctggtggattcgaggaatctctatgaggagtctagaaaagctccgtggattcagagtagttatccctggggaagacggtgatcgacctcatcacatccttccctgcatcatGGGGTGATGACATTGATTGGGTTCTTTGCAAACGCATTGGAAAAGAAAAGATCCCATTACCCCTCACTTAACTCAGAATTGCGCCTTTAACCCGTCGATCTAACTACTTCATTGCACCAAGTGACAACAACCAATTCTAACCCTAAGTCCTTTTGCCCTAGAGTTCTCGAGAATCACCAAAAAATCAATTCATAAACTTATAAATACCCCATCTCCCTTCATTTCTCACATCATTCACCACCATTAATTAAAGGAAAGGAGAGTGGGATCTAACCCATTCATCCACTAAGGAGTGAAAGTGTGAGGAGAGAAATTTTCATCCTAGCCTAAACCTTTAGCTTCCTGAGCTGCTCGAAAGCCTAATATGATCCACTCAGATCAACCATTGTGATAAAACCCGTCCACCCACTCCTCCAGCTCCGATCAACCTTATTCGTATTTACATAACATCATGCTTCATCATTTCCACTCCAACCCACCTATTGGTTTAACCGGTCTAAGTGTATGTTATGCGGCTTGGCGGTATATTGGATGTTGCCCATAAAACATTTAGATTAACTAGGTTTTGATCGCTTCTTCAAGTGAGTGCGTTAGGGTCGATTTATCTGACCCAGGCCATCACTTGTTGTAGGCATCACATCGTCATACTACATTACACACACATTAACATCATTAGTATACAAGAGCAAATCTAATCCTTAATATTTTGTTTAGTCTTGCAAAGTAGAAACCATATGCTTGTGCGGGTAGAGAGAGTGCCTAagaccttccctctttgtaattgTAGTCCTTGTCCAATTCAGACCTGAACCCGGATGTGAATATTTTGGTGGTGTGAGAttcttaacattcttcttctacaaaatttcttcttccttttccattcctttattttttttccaagaaAGACGAATCTTCTTTTTGTTGGTACAAAACCATCGTGGGGGAAAGACATTTTCCCCTTATTTTAGTTTGCTTAACTGAAAGACCAAAATACTCCTCACACGCATACAACAAAAGAAATACTACCTTAGCAACATATGTGGGAATAAAGGACAGCTTaggcccacacatgtggggtcccACCTCCACACGAAGACAGACCCTAAACACATCAATCCCTAAATCCTGCCCACCcgattatgtgggcccaccatagataaTGCTTTATATGGCCGGCTGCCTCTTTCCTGCGGCTTGTCCTTAGTGTGCTTGATCCAACCTGAAACACACAAAAGTGCAATTGTAGGTGTTTGGTTTTGATCATGAACATAAATGGTGCCACCTCCACTTCGGTCATTTCCTTTCAGGGGAGTTGTTTGTTACTCCGGTAGTATATGGCACTTGATGCAGGGCACTAAGAAATTATACAAGTGGCATACATTTGACTTAAGAACTAAACTATATATGGAGCTAACAGTCTGATTCTAAGTCACAGCCCTAGAATCAGACTGGTTTGTACAATCTCAATCTTAAATCTCAGTCTTAGATGCACTCAGCTTGTTTCTTGAAAAACATTATTGAATATTTTTCACTTTTAATcacccaataaatgtccactaatttgAGTGTCGGATAATCAATTAATACTCTTAGTTTCTGGTTAATGGTGCATCTAAATTGGGACACATACTTTGGACAGTTCAACTTAAATTACTTGCATGCAATGTATGCAATATCTAAATAATTTcatagtgcctgcgtatcatctgctagagtatcaaagttttatcTTCCTTATAATGAATGGGATGAAACACAATCCTATTCCatcgagcatccaaacacacttaTTCTACTCTCTTTTATTCATACATCATAATTAAGCTAATAAAACATGTGTACAATGATAAAATTCAATCATATCTAGCGAAGCGGCCCGCCATCAGTTAATTTTATGGCAATTTAGAcgtatttctccttcattgtcttcCTTAACATCGATCTGGCCCATTCTCACCATTGCCTGCGAGAAATCGAAGAAAAACCTGGCTTGATTCATCGCATAACCATTCACGATGCTTCTTGTTCTGGGGCTCCCATATAAAGTCTGATCGGACGTTAACAGCCCACTGCCCGATTGAAGGGCATTGTAATAGTCATTGTCAAATGTGATCCGAGTCCGATCAAACGGTGCCTCTGCATTATCACCTGATTTGCATTTTTGGGACAATGTCTTCGCAAAATTCGAATTGAGGGTCGGATCGACGCCGTCCGTCGAATCAAAGTTGCTCAAGCGGTTCTTGAAGGAGGAGCACCTTGCTACACCTAATGTGTGAGCCCCTGGTGCACCATGTACAGCAAGTCAGGCTAGAAgcatgtcacacacacacacacacacacacacacacacaaaaagcgCATCTTATTCTAGATCAGGAGGTTTTGACAGTTTATGAAAGGCAATGGCTCGTTGATTTTCTCATGTTAATTATATTGGTTTTGTTATAGGATTAGGACtttctagatgaacggtctggatcatatcGTGGCGGGGCAGTCATTTTCATGATTCCAAACGACCATACCTGTCATTTACCTCATACTTTAACcataaaaatcattaaaaatcaaGAATATTTACCAGATAAGGCCACCATTTCTTGAACACTAAAACCATGTTGACGAAATGCCTTGATGAGATCTGAGCCGTTGAAAGTGGGAGGTGGTAGGTTGATCGTGTCCTCTATTTTGGACCTTGTCCCATCCTTTCTTCCTTTGGGCACATCATACAAAGGACCCCCagcctaaaaaagaaaagaaaaagaaaatataaatacaAATACAAAATAATATTAGAGTGCACATTTTCTAAATTCCCAATTTCAAAGGTTAACAGAATTCAACAGCAGCAAAACCCAAATAAGATAAAGATGTGATCTTGACAGTCCAATCTGTTTACCCTCGTAGTACTCATGATGTCACAGTTCAAATGGACCAAATGGTAACCCGTTTGATTTTTAAAACATTAGTTATAAGTaccaacaaaattttattttttttggtaaaaatgTAAACAATTGAAAACTAAATTCTTCCAATtatattagaactagaactaattGCCAACCAAGAACTAATAATAAACCCTTTTGGCAGATTTAAGATTGTGAACTAAGATGATTGTGCATTTTGCGAccgtagaaaatagaaaattttatttttgttttttttttcctacccaAAGGACTGCATCCCTAGCAGCCATTGCAACTATATCCGCGCACGAAATGACTCCTGGGCATTGATCCTCTATTTCTTCCTTAATTTCATCAATGAGTTCATAGCCACGCAAGCTTAGATTTGCAGGGGAATCTTTTTCCGCCTTGTTATTCTTTGTTGAATCAATCAGAATTGACCCGTCGCATCCCTATcatcaagaaaaaaaattgtaACTGTGTTACTATCAAGTCAAACTTTTATTAATTGATTACAATCCAATCCAATATTGCACCCAAACAGCCCCAACAACAAAGGCAAGGCGCAACTACCTCTACGAAGCAATCATGGAAATGCATCCTCAGGAGAGGGCCCGAAAGAGTGGGATCCTTCTGCAAAGCTTTACTAACTGTATTCCTCACTATCGATTCGGTGAATGGACATTGCATACCATAATAATCCATACTAAGAGCATGTACACTAAATTGAGCACTGAAAATTGTCACCTCTATAAGCAAAAATAGCTCAATTAAATGAGAAATAGCCATCTTTGCTAAGTTTAGAGGTGATTTTAGCAGCTAAGGATCAAAACCCACAAAATATATGCACCTCAGTGAAATGGAAATTTGAGAGAATGTAGCGAAAGAATAGCAAAAGAGAGAGTGAAAGTTGATAGATGATGAAAGGGAGAGTAAGGGaatgcatatatatacacacgcaaCATGATTGCATTTTATCTAGAAGCTTCAGTCCTTTAAAAAGGGAGTTCTTATAAACTAATGAGAATTGAATGGTTTTTGTAACATGactaatcagaaaaaaaaaattgataaaagaaGTGAGAGAGGCAAAAAACAAGTTTAGATTGAGGAGTGTCATTTTCTATGCTAAACTAtgtatttatataattatatttTTATGTGTATTTTGTTGACAACAAACGCCCGAAAATCAAGGGTTATTAGTGCTTAAACATATTTTAGAGAAAGTTATTATGATATCACTATTTCAGTATTGAAGTCAGGCGTTTTTTCCAACCTTacccaaaaaaccaaaaaaaaataaaataacaaaacaaaaaaagtaaaaaaaaaaacaaagagtttTAGAAGAAAagcttagggtgtgtttggatgcagcccattttacatttttttttaaaaaaaatattaaatccaCAGCCAATACACATCTCTGCAACACTCGCTTGTATTTGTGCTTGAAAATCCGAGCCATTCATCAAACTTGTCATCACAAAAGACACACCCCAATTAAATTTCAGGCTGACTGGATACCTGAGTAGGCCATAATCTTAGGTTCATCTGGCTATTGGTGCGTTTTCTACAGGCTCTACCGTTGTCAGCATATTGAGccaaaatgagaagaaaatgcATTTTTAATGGCACACAAACAACTCAGTTGTGGCACTTAAAAGGGAAGAATAATGGAACATGCCATGAGATTGTGGACCAAGATTTAATGTCCATTTGGAGTGGTGGGAATC
This window encodes:
- the LOC131242720 gene encoding peroxidase 47-like, giving the protein MAISHLIELFLLIEVTIFSAQFSVHALSMDYYGMQCPFTESIVRNTVSKALQKDPTLSGPLLRMHFHDCFVEGCDGSILIDSTKNNKAEKDSPANLSLRGYELIDEIKEEIEDQCPGVISCADIVAMAARDAVLWAGGPLYDVPKGRKDGTRSKIEDTINLPPPTFNGSDLIKAFRQHGFSVQEMVALSGAHTLGVARCSSFKNRLSNFDSTDGVDPTLNSNFAKTLSQKCKSGDNAEAPFDRTRITFDNDYYNALQSGSGLLTSDQTLYGSPRTRSIVNGYAMNQARFFFDFSQAMVRMGQIDVKEDNEGEIRLNCHKIN